A region from the Vulpes lagopus strain Blue_001 chromosome 5, ASM1834538v1, whole genome shotgun sequence genome encodes:
- the MPST gene encoding 3-mercaptopyruvate sulfurtransferase isoform X1 gives MAPQQLFRALVSAQWVAEALRAPRAGQPLQLLDASWYLPKLGRDARREFEERHIPGAAFFDIDQCSDRTSPYDHMLPGAAHFAEYAGRLGVGAATHVVVYDASDQGLYAAPRVWWMFRAFGHRSVSLLDGGLRHWLRLGLPLSSGKSRPAPAADFRAALDPAFVKTYEDLKENLESRRFQVVDARAAGRFRGTEPEPRDGIEPGHIPGTVNIPFTDFLTSEGLEKSPEEIHRLFQDKKVDLSQPLVATCGSGVTACHVALGAYLCGKPDVPIYDGSWVEWYMRAQPEEVISEGRGKTH, from the exons ATGGCCCCACAGCAGCTCTTCCGCGCGCTCGTGTCGGCGCAGTGGGTGGCCGAGGCGCTGCGGGCTCCGCGCGCGGGGCAGCCCCTGCAGCTGCTCGACGCCTCCTGGTACCTGCCGAAGCTGGGCCGCGACGCGCGCCGCGAGTTCGAGGAGCGCCACATCCCCGGCGCCGCCTTCTTCGACATCGACCAGTGCAGCGACCGCACGTCGCCCTACGACCACATGCTGCCCGGCGCCGCGCACTTCGCGGAGTACGCGGGCCGCCTGGGCGTGGGCGCCGCCACCCACGTGGTGGTCTACGACGCCAGCGACCAGGGCCTGTACGCCGCGCCGCGCGTCTGGTGGATGTTCCGCGCCTTCGGCCACCGCTCCGTGTCGCTGCTGGACGGCGGCCTCCGCCACTGGCTGCGCCTGGGCCTCCCGCTGAGCTCGGGCAAaagccgccccgcgcccgccgccgacTTCCGCGCCGCGCTCGACCCCGCCTTCGTCAAGACCTACGAGGACCTCAAGGAGAACCTGGAATCCCGGCGCTTCCAGGTGGTGGACGCCCGCGCCGCCGGCCGGTTCCGGGGCACCGAGCCCGAGCCCCGAGACG GCATCGAACCTGGCCACATCCCCGGCACTGTGAACATCCCCTTCACAGACTTCCTGACCAGCGAGGGTCTGGAGAAGAGCCCCGAGGAGATCCACCGTCTGTTCCAGGACAAGAAGGTGGACTTGTCCCAGCCGCTGGTGGCCACGTGTGGCTCCGGCGTCACAGCCTGCCATGTGGCACTGGGAGCTTACCTCTGCGGCAAGCCCGATGTGCCCATCTACGACGGCTCCTGGGTGGAGTGGTACATGCGCGCCCAGCCGGAGGAAGTCATCTCCGAGGGCCGGGGGAAGACCCACTGA
- the KCTD17 gene encoding BTB/POZ domain-containing protein KCTD17 isoform X1 — protein sequence MEAGEAAPPAGTGGRAAGGWGKWVRLNVGGTVFLTTRQTLCREQKSFLSRLCQGEELQSDRDETGAYLIDRDPTYFGPILNFLRHGKLVLDKDMAEEGVLEEAEFYNIGPLIRIIKDRMEEKDYPVTQVPPKHVYRVLQCQEEELTQMVSTMSDGWRFEQLVNIGSSYNYGSEDQAEFLCVVSKELYSSPHGLSSESSRKTKLLQARGTRM from the exons ATGGAGGCCGGGGAGGCAGCGCCGCCGGCGGGGACGGGCGGCCGCGCGGCGGGCGGCTGGGGCAAGTGGGTGCGGCTCAACGTGGGGGGCACGGTGTTCCTGACCACCCGGCAGACGCTGTGCCGCGAGCAGAAATCCTTCCTCAGCCGCCTGTGCCAGGGGGAAGAGCTGCAGTCGGACCGG GATGAGACCGGGGCCTACCTCATTGACCGTGACCCCACCTACTTTGGGCCCATCCTGAACTTTCTCCGGCATGGCAAGCTGGTGCTGGACAAGGACATGGCTGAGGAGG GGGTCCTGGAGGAAGCGGAATTCTACAACATCGGGCCGCTCATCCGCATCATCAAAGATCGGATGGAGGAGAAGGACTATCCGGTCACACAG GTCCCCCCCAAGCACGTGTACCGTGTGCTGCAGTGCCAGGAGGAGGAGCTGACACAGATGGTCTCCACCATGTCCGACGGCTGGCGCTTTGAGCAG CTGGTGAACATCGGCTCCTCCTACAACTACGGCAGTGAGGACCAGGCTGAGTTCCTGTGTGTGGTGTCCAAGGAGCTGTACAGCTCCCCACATGGGCTGAGCTCTGAGTCCAGCCGCAAAACCAAG
- the MPST gene encoding 3-mercaptopyruvate sulfurtransferase isoform X2, with amino-acid sequence MTDPGSPEPESRACSPRDAAATMAPQQLFRALVSAQWVAEALRAPRAGQPLQLLDASWYLPKLGRDARREFEERHIPGAAFFDIDQCSDRTSPYDHMLPGAAHFAEYAGRLGVGAATHVVVYDASDQGLYAAPRVWWMFRAFGHRSVSLLDGGLRHWLRLGLPLSSGKSRPAPAADFRAALDPAFVKTYEDLKENLESRRFQVVDARAAGRFRGTEPEPRDGIEPGHIPGTVNIPFTDFLTSEGLEKSPEEIHRLFQDKKVDLSQPLVATCGSGVTACHVALGAYLCGKPDVPIYDGSWVEWYMRAQPEEVISEGRGKTH; translated from the exons ATGACCGATCCCGGAAGCCCGGAGCCCGAGAGCCGG gcctgcagccccagggacGCCGCCGCCACCATGGCCCCACAGCAGCTCTTCCGCGCGCTCGTGTCGGCGCAGTGGGTGGCCGAGGCGCTGCGGGCTCCGCGCGCGGGGCAGCCCCTGCAGCTGCTCGACGCCTCCTGGTACCTGCCGAAGCTGGGCCGCGACGCGCGCCGCGAGTTCGAGGAGCGCCACATCCCCGGCGCCGCCTTCTTCGACATCGACCAGTGCAGCGACCGCACGTCGCCCTACGACCACATGCTGCCCGGCGCCGCGCACTTCGCGGAGTACGCGGGCCGCCTGGGCGTGGGCGCCGCCACCCACGTGGTGGTCTACGACGCCAGCGACCAGGGCCTGTACGCCGCGCCGCGCGTCTGGTGGATGTTCCGCGCCTTCGGCCACCGCTCCGTGTCGCTGCTGGACGGCGGCCTCCGCCACTGGCTGCGCCTGGGCCTCCCGCTGAGCTCGGGCAAaagccgccccgcgcccgccgccgacTTCCGCGCCGCGCTCGACCCCGCCTTCGTCAAGACCTACGAGGACCTCAAGGAGAACCTGGAATCCCGGCGCTTCCAGGTGGTGGACGCCCGCGCCGCCGGCCGGTTCCGGGGCACCGAGCCCGAGCCCCGAGACG GCATCGAACCTGGCCACATCCCCGGCACTGTGAACATCCCCTTCACAGACTTCCTGACCAGCGAGGGTCTGGAGAAGAGCCCCGAGGAGATCCACCGTCTGTTCCAGGACAAGAAGGTGGACTTGTCCCAGCCGCTGGTGGCCACGTGTGGCTCCGGCGTCACAGCCTGCCATGTGGCACTGGGAGCTTACCTCTGCGGCAAGCCCGATGTGCCCATCTACGACGGCTCCTGGGTGGAGTGGTACATGCGCGCCCAGCCGGAGGAAGTCATCTCCGAGGGCCGGGGGAAGACCCACTGA
- the LOC121490879 gene encoding dnaJ homolog subfamily A member 1-like: MQIRIHQIGPGMVQQIQSVCMECQGHGERISPKDRCKSCNGRKIVREKKILEVHIDKGMKDGQKITFHGEGDQEPGLEPGDIIIVLDQKDHAVFTRRGEDLFMCMDTQLVGALCGFQKPISTLDNRTIVITSHPGQIVKHGDIKCVLNEGMPIYRRPYEKGRLIIEFKVNFPENGFLSPDKLSLLEKLLPERKEVEETDEMDQVELVDFDPNQERRRHYNGEAYEDDEHHPRGGVQCQTS; this comes from the coding sequence ATGCAAATAAGAATTCATCAGATAGGACCTGGAATGGTTCAGCAAATTCAATCTGTGTGCATGGAGTGCCAGGGCCATGGGGAACGGATCAGTCCTAAAGACAGATGTAAAAGCTGCAACGGAAGGAAGATAGTTCGAGAGAAGAAGATTCTAGAAGTGCATATTGACAAAGGCATGAAAGATGGCCAGAAGATAACATTCCATGGTGAGGGAGACCAAGAACCAGGACTGGAACCAGGAGATATTATCATTGTTTTGGATCAGAAGGACCATGCTGTTTTTACTCGACGAGGagaagatcttttcatgtgtatggatACACAGCTGGTTGGAGCCCTGTGTGGCTTTCAAAAGCCAATATCTACTCTTGACAACCGAACCATCGTCATCACCTCTCATCCAGGTCAGATTGTCAAGCATGGGGATATCAAGTGTGTGCTAAATGAAGGCATGCCAATTTATCGTAGACCATATGAGAAGGGTCGCCTAATCATCGAATTTAAGGTAAACTTCCCTGAGAAcggctttctctctcctgataaaCTTTCGTTGCTGGAAAAACTCCTacctgagaggaaggaagtagaagagaCTGATGAAATGGACCAGGTAGAACTTGTGGACTTTGATCCCAATCAGGAGAGACGGCGCCATTACAATGGGGAAGCATATGAGGATGATGAACATCATCCTAGGGGTGGTGTTCAGTGTCAGACTTCTTAA